GGCTTGAATCGACCTGGCGCACGAGTTCGCCGAGCCAAGCCACAATGTCGGCAAGCTCCTCGGTCATGAGCGACTCGGGCACAAGCTGCCTGATCGTTCGATACGCATCGCTGAGATATCGGAGCACGACACCCTCAGTACGAACAAGTTGGTAGAAGCGCACAAACTCGGCGAACGACATTGCTCGTTCGAACATGTCTCGCACGACCGATTTTGGGGCAAGCTCGAAATCTGCGATCCATGGCTGCGACTCGCGAAAGGTTTGGAAAGTGTGCTCAAGCAGCTCGGCGAGAGGCATCGGCCAGGTGATCTCTTCGAGCAGTTCCATGCGCTGCTCGTATTCGATGCCCTCGGCTTTCATCTCGGCAACGGCCTCGCCCTTCGCCATGAATGCCTGCTGGCTGAGCACTGCACGCGGGTTGTCGAGGGTCGCCTCGATGATGGAGATGATGTCGAGCGCGAAACGTGGGGACTCCGGGTCGCACAGCTCGAAGGCAGCGAGGGCGAACGGCGACAACGGCTGATTGAGCGCGAAGTTCGCCGGCAGGTCGACAGTGAGACGGATGCTGTCATCGCGAACCTCGACGATGTCGGCATCCTTCAGTGTGCGGTAGATGCTGAGAGCGCGACGTGCGAGCTCACGCTGACGCGCCGGTGACTCATGGTTGTCGAACACCAGACGCCGAACGTTCTCGAAGACATCGCCGCCACGAGCGATCACGTTAATGAGAATGGCGCTCGTCATCTGCATATGGCCTGTCAGCGTCTCGGGCTCGGCAACGATGAGACGGTCAAGTGACCCTCTCCCCCATGAGACGAATCCGTCCGGGGCCTTCTTGCGAATAATCTTGCGCCGCTTTTTCGGATCGTCGCCCGCCTTGTCGAGGGCTTTGATGTTCAGCGTCTCGTGCTCAGGTGCCTGCACGATCACTGTGCCGGCAGTATCGAAGCCTGCGCGCCCCGCCCGCCCGGCGATCTGATGGAATTCACGCGCGTTGAGCTGGCGCATCCTTGTGCCGTCGTATTTGGTCAGTGCCGTGAACAGAACCGTGCGGATCGGCACGTTAATTCCGACGCCGAGGGTATCGGTTCCGCAAATGACGGGAAGCAGGCCTGCTTGGGCGAGCTGTTCGACAAGCCGACGGTACTTTGGGAGCATTCCGGCATGATGCACACCGATTCCCGCGCGCACCAAACGAGAGAGGCTCTTGCCGAATGCTGTCGTGAAGCGAAAATCACCAATGTGTTCGGCGATGCGCGCCTTCTGCTCTTTCGAGACAATCTTCTGGCTCGTCATCGCTTGCGCACGTTCCATCGCCTGTGCTTGTGAGAAATGCACGACATATACGGGCGCTCTGTCTGTGTGCAGCAGTTCGTCGACAGTCTCGTGGATGGGCGATGTTTCATAGTGGTAGGTGAGTGGCACGGGACGCTCGACTCCCGTGACCTGGCCGGTCTCCCTGCTTGTGCGGCGGGTGAGATCGCGCGCGAGATCGGCGACGTCACCGAGCGTGGCCGACATCAGAACGAACTGGGCGCGCTCAAGTGTGAGAAGTGGCACCTGCCACGCCCAGCCGCGCTCGGGGTCGCCGTAGTAATGAAACTCGTCCATCACCACCTGGCGTATGTCGATGCCCGACCCACGACGCAGTACGAGGTTGGCGAGCACCTCGGCCGTGCAGCACACAATGGGGGCGTCCGGGTTGACGCTGGAGTCACCCGTCATCATTCCCACGTTCTCTGCGCCGAACGTCTCAACGAGGGCGAAGAA
The Paramicrobacterium chengjingii DNA segment above includes these coding regions:
- a CDS encoding DEAD/DEAH box helicase, which gives rise to MAEVGPTQPNLAVPPSADPDVILESFTEWTLGLGIELYPAQEDALLEVVSGNNLILSTPTGTGKSLVAIGAHLLALARGERSVYTAPIKALVSEKFFALVETFGAENVGMMTGDSSVNPDAPIVCCTAEVLANLVLRRGSGIDIRQVVMDEFHYYGDPERGWAWQVPLLTLERAQFVLMSATLGDVADLARDLTRRTSRETGQVTGVERPVPLTYHYETSPIHETVDELLHTDRAPVYVVHFSQAQAMERAQAMTSQKIVSKEQKARIAEHIGDFRFTTAFGKSLSRLVRAGIGVHHAGMLPKYRRLVEQLAQAGLLPVICGTDTLGVGINVPIRTVLFTALTKYDGTRMRQLNAREFHQIAGRAGRAGFDTAGTVIVQAPEHETLNIKALDKAGDDPKKRRKIIRKKAPDGFVSWGRGSLDRLIVAEPETLTGHMQMTSAILINVIARGGDVFENVRRLVFDNHESPARQRELARRALSIYRTLKDADIVEVRDDSIRLTVDLPANFALNQPLSPFALAAFELCDPESPRFALDIISIIEATLDNPRAVLSQQAFMAKGEAVAEMKAEGIEYEQRMELLEEITWPMPLAELLEHTFQTFRESQPWIADFELAPKSVVRDMFERAMSFAEFVRFYQLVRTEGVVLRYLSDAYRTIRQLVPESLMTEELADIVAWLGELVRQVDSSLFDEWDQLVNPDAAAHRAGADATPPTPSRLTTQTRAFRVLVRNELFRRVQLAAREDYEALEACDPARAFTADDWRASLDAYFDDHDEILTGSNARGPKLLLVDEGKASWSVRQIIDDPAGDHDWGISATVDLAASDESGQAQVTVTAVDRL